GCCGCTCCATGGCGTGCCGCTTGCCCACAAGGACATGTTCTACCGCAAGGGCCAGCGCTGCACCTGCGGCTCGAAGATCCGGGCCGGTTTCGTCCCCGACGAGACGGCGGAGGTGCTCGAACGGCTCGACGCTGCGGGCGCGGTCACGCTCGGCACCCTGCACATGTCGGAGTTCGCGATGGGGCCGACGGGCCACAATGCGCAGATCGGCCGCTGCCGCAACCCGTGGAGCCCGGAGCATGTCACCGGCGGATCGTCCAGCGGGTCGGGTGCCGCGGTCGCGGCGCGGCTGGCTTTCGGGGCGCTTGGCTCCGACACCGGCGGATCGGTGCGGCTGCCGGCGGCGTTCTGTGGCGTCGTCGGCCTGAAACCGACGCAAGGCCTGCTCAGCCAGCACGGCATGATGGGGCTGTCGGAGAGCATGGATTGCGCGGGGCCGCTGGCGCGGTCCTCGGCCGATGTCGCGGTGCTGATGGACGTGCTGACCGGGCAGGGGACGCACCATGCCGATGTGCTGTCGCGGCCGGTGTCCGGCCTGACCGTGGGCCTGCCAACGAGCTATTATTTCGACGGCGTCGAGCCGGAAGTGCAGGCAGCGCTCGATGCCGCACGCCGCGTGCTCGAAGGCGCCGGGGTGCGGGTGGTGGACGTCGACGTGCCCGACCATTCGGCCTTCGCCGAGCTTGCCAACCTGGTCTTCACACCGGAGGCGGCGGCGCTTCACCTGCCCTGGCTGCTCGAACGTCCGGAGGATTACGGGCCCCAGGTCCGCGCCCGACTGATGCAGGGGCTGACGATCCCGGCAGTCCAGCATCTCCAGGCCAAGCAGCTTCGCGTGCTCCATGCCCGCGCCATGATCGAGGGTCCGCTAGCCGCCTGCGACGCCTTGCTGACGCCGGCGCTGCGCAGGCGCGTGCCCACGGCGGCAGAGACGGACGTGGCCGCGGGCACGGCCATGGCGGCGACCATCGCGGCGGTGTCGGACATGACGCGGCCACTGTCGTACCTCGGCCTTCCCGGGCTTGTGACGCCCGTTGGGCGGGACAGTGCCGGGCTGCCGGTCGCCATGCAACTGATCGGACGGCCGCGACAGGAGGCAACGCTCCTGGCGCTCGGCCATGCGCATGAGAGCACGACGGACTGGCTGGCGGCGGTGCCGCCCGTGCCGGGGCGGCCGGCGTCCTGAAGCCGGACCTTGATCCCGGATGCGTTGACCTGCGGGGCGGTGCGGTATATCGGGCGCGTTCCGGCGGGCGTGGCTCCAGGGGACCGGGGAGGTGGCGCATGACAAGGGCGGTCGAGACGGCTGACGAGGGGGATGGACGCGACATCCCGCTCTATCTCGAACTCGTGAACACGCTTCTGGAGGAGATCCGCGCCGGGCGCTATGCCACGGGCGCGCGACTGCCGACCGAGCATGAGCTTTGCGACCGTTTCGCGGTCAGCCGCTACACGGTGCGCGAGGCCTTGCGCCGCCTGCAGGAGATGGGCTTCGTCGAGCGCCGCCAGGGCATGGGTACCGTGCTCATCTCGGACCAGGGCAGCGGCCAGTTCGTCAACTCGATCAGCCGGCTCGACGAGCTTCTGCAGTATGCAAGCTCCACCCGGCTCGAAATCCTGTCCATCGACCGCATCGTGCTGCAAGGCGACCAGGCGCGCCGCCTGCACTGCGAGGCCGGGACGCAATGGTACAGGATCAGCGCCCTGCGCCGCAGCGAGGTGGCGAACGAACCGCTCGGATACTCGGAAATCTACGTCGATCCGGAGTTCGAAGGCGTGCTCGCCCGCGTCGGGGCGGAACGCAAGGCGGTCTACGCCATGATCGAGCAGGATTACGGCGTCCGCATCCGCGAGGTGCAGCAGGACATCGAGGCGGCCGCAGCCGATCTCAACATGGCCTCGCGCCTGTCGGTGGCGGCGGACGATCCGCTGCTCATCATCGCGCGGCGCTACTACAGCGAAGAGGGACGCCTGGTGGAAATGTCCCTGAATACCCATCCGGGCGGACGCTTCCGGTACGAGATGACCCTGCAGCGGGGGAACTGGTAGGGCCCGGTCAGAACACGGTAGGGCCGGGTTCGGACGGGGCTCTGGCAATCGTCGCTTGTTGCCTGCGCGGCATCGGGACCGGCGTCCGGCTGTTCGAAAGGCGCGGATTTGTGGGCTTCCTGCCACATCATGGTTAAAAGTGCCACTTCGTGTCTTGACATCTTTGCAGAAAATCCAATCACTTGTGCGGTAAAGTGCGTTTGTGCTGTTAACCTTTTTGTATATCTGGCTCGATTGATGCGGTCTTGCGCGGTCTGACCTTGCAGGCCGACGCGCCCGGAAGAGGCGCAGAGAGCGGATGGTCCTTCCGGCCTGCAGGGGGCGGCAGGCGCAAACTGTAGCGTGGTAGGGCCGCACATGTCGGGACTTGAAGGTGGCGGGGACATGAAGGATCGCATCGGGCAGGCTCTGGACCTGACGCATCGTGCCGTGACCTCCGGACGGCAGGGCGTGCTGTCGCGCCAGCTCACCGACCTTATCCTCATGCTTGGCGACGTGCGCCGCTCCATGGCACCGCAAGACTGGGCAGCGATCGTGCGCCTGTGCCGGCAACATCCGCTGCTCGATGCGCTCCATGCCGATCCCTTGACTTCGCGGGCCTACACCAAGCCCGACGGCTACCCCGGCGATGCGCGGCTTCTCGACCTGATCTACGGCCGTGGCAACTATGCCGCCGCGCTGGCGGAAGCTGATGCGCTTGGCCGCTCGGTTTATGCGTATACGCGCATGGCGCCGTCGTGCATGGCAGTGCGCAACCGCTGCGACATGGCAGCCGACGCTATCGGGGAAACGCTGCGCACCCGGGACAGCGCACGCATTCTCTCGGTCGCGTGTGGCAATCTGCGTGAGGCGGAGCGGGTGCCATGGGCTTTCGTCGGCAATCTCGACCGCTTCACCGCGCTGGATATGGACGAGGTGTCGCTCGCCGACATCGAGGCGCGCCGGCTTCATCCGAACGTCGCGTGCGTGAAGGCGCCGATCCGCGACCTGATCCTCGATACCATCGACGAGACGGACTTCGACCTGATCTACGCGCTCGGCATCTACGATTACCTGAACCGGCGCACGGCCAGGCGGCTGACCCGCAGCCTGGCGAAGCGGCTGCGCCCGGGGGGACGGCTTGTCGTTGCCAACTTCGCCAAGGACGCGATCGATATCGGGTACATGGAAACGTACATGGACTGGTACCTGATATACCGCGACGAGGCGGACATGCTGGATGCAGCGAGCGACATCGACGAGGGGGCCACGGCGTCGCGCAGGGTCTACCGCGACATCTCGGGTCAGCTCGTGTTTCTCGACCTGGTGAAAGCGGGCTGAGCGGCGGGCTCCCCCGAAGGGCATGTATTCGCTCACGGCCCTGAAATATGAAACCCCCCGTTACCGCTCTCGCCAGTCCGGGGGGCTTCGGTCCGATGTCGACGCGTCGTTCGGACAGGTATGAGACTCGCCGAAAACCCTTAATGGCCGGTTAAGCGGCAGACGTTTTTCGTGCGATCGCCGACGCAGGTGCCGTGCCGGAATCTTCCGCGGCGTCACCCGCTGCGGCAGGTGCCTGCCTGCCATCCTCGCCAAGGGCCGCGCGCAGCGATGCCGCGGCATCGCGCAGTGCGCCGGCCCCGCTGTCGTCGCCCGCGCGTCTCCCGTCCCCGCTTCCGTCTGCCGGCGTCCCCGGAGCGGCTGCGAACGAGATGCGGAATTCGGTGCCGACATCGGGTGTGCTGCGCATGTCGAGCTCCGCATCATGGAGATCGACGATCTTCTTGACGAGCGGCAGGCCGAGACCGGCCCCACCCTTGGACCGCGCGAAAGCATCCTCGAGCTGTACGAAGGGTTCGAACACCCGCTCCTGCTCGTCGGTAGGGATGCCGCAGCCCGTGTCGCGCACGACGAGCAGCGTGCCGCCGCCGCCGTCGGCCGCAGCGACGACGAGGTCGATGCGGCCGCCCGCCTCGGTAAACTTCATTGCGTTGGTAAGCAGGTTCACGAGCAACTGCCTCATCAGCCGCGGGTCGGCGTGCACCATGTGCGGGCCATCCCCCGGGTCCATCGACAGGGCGATCTGCTTCTCTGCCGCCTGGTCGCGGAACAGGGTCATGGTGTCCTCGGCCAGCCGGGCAAGGTCGATGTCTTCCGCTTCCACCCGCAAGGTGCCGGCCTCGGCCTTCGACAGGTCGAGGATGTCGTCGATGATCGTGCAGAGGAAGCGGCCGCTCTTGTGAATGTCGCTCGTGTAGGCCTTGTAGCGTTCGTTTCCGAGCGGCCCGAAATACTCGCCCATCATCATTTCGCTGAACCCGATGATGGCGTTGAGCGGCGTGCGCAACTCGTGGCTCATGGTCGCGAGGAACTGGCTCTTGGCATGGTTGGCGGCCTCCGCCTTGGCCTGCAGCGCCTCCGCCTGCCGCCGTGCCTCGGCAAGCACCTCGTTCTGAACGAAGATGCTGCGCATGAAATGGTCGAGCGCATAGGACGAGAAGACCGTGACGCCGGCGGCCACGCTGAGGAAGAAGACATTGTTGGCGAGCGCCCACGAGGGAATCGGGTTGATGAGCGTCGCCGTCACGATGTAGCAGACGAATAGGGCACCGCAGATTATGGCGCCGCGCATGAAATGGATACGCAGCACGACGCCGCAATAGATCAGCGAGATCACCAGGCCGCCGTAATAGAGATGGCGTGCCGGCGCGTCGATGATCGCGGTCATCATGATGATGCTGAAGCCGGAGGTGGCCATCGCGATCGAAAGGATCAACTGCGAGTGTGACCAGATCCAACGCGTGTACGTCATCATGAAGGCAAGCAGCAGCACCGGGCACACGAACATGAAACGGATCGCATAAAGTTCGTGCACATAGGCAGAGGCGATCATCTGGTCGAGGACGCCGAACACCGCGAACAGCAGGGCGCCGAGCAGCAGGGCGATGCGGATGATCGGAAGCGACTGAGAGAGATAGGCGACGACATAACGCGCTTCGACGTCTGCGTCGTGAAAACGCAGGGTGAAGCGGTTGTACCGCCGCTCGAAGTCGCGTCCCAGGTCGGTTGTCATCCGCGCGTTTGCCGCCAAAAAACTGCAAGCGAATGTATTGGATTTTCAGTAAACGAAGGGTGAAGTGGCCCTTTGGGCCGGAGAATTTCCCTTGAAAATTAGGGCGTCATCGCGATGTCGGCCCGCGTCAGCGGTGCGCGGCTCCCGGCTCCGTCCGCCCGGACCGGAACAGGCGGCCTCGCTCGGTCACGAGCAGGATGACGACGGTCGCCGCGCCCGATCCCGCGAAGCCCAACGCCATGGGCGTGGCCGTTCCGTCGAAGGACTGCCCGATCGCATAGCCGATCAGCCCGCCGACGAGGACGGTCGTCGCGCCGATCACCGAGGACGCGATGCCCGCGATATGGCCCTGCGGCTCCATCGCGAGCGCGTTGAAGTTCGAGAAGACCAGCCCTACCAGCAGCATCGAAGCCGACAGCAGCGGCACGAATACCCAGGCGTCGAGCAGGCCAACCTCCGCGAAACCCGCCATCAGCAGAGAGATGCCGAGATAGAGGAAAACCGCGGTATGGCTGAGCAGCCGCATGCCCAGCCGCTCGACGAGGCGGGCATTGACGAAGGCCGACACCGCGATGCCGGCGGCGCCGAGGGCGAAGACCGCGGGAAACCAGACGCCGAGGCCCATGACGTCGACCAGCACCTGCTGGGCCGAGTTGATGAAGCCGAACATCGCCCCGAAGAACACTCCCGCCGCCAGCATGTAGCCCACCGTCTGCCGCGATCCGAACAGGGAACGCAGCGCGGCGAGGATGACATAGGGCCGGATCGCGCGCCGGTGCTCGGGCCGCAGGGTCTCGGGCAGGAACGCCGCGCACAGGGCGAACATCACGAAGGAATAGACCGCGAGCAGGCCGAACACAGCGCGCCAGTCGGCGACGAACAGCACGGCCTGCCCCAGGGTCGGGGCGAGAACCGGCACCGCCATGAACACCATCATGACGAGCGAGACGACACGCGCCATGCGCCTGCCCTCGTAGCAATCGCGGATCGCCGCCGTCGCGATCACGCGCGGCGCAGCCGACCCCGCGCCCTGGATCACCCGGGCGATCAGCATGGTCGTCATGTTGGGCGCCACGACGCACCACAGGGCGGCGGCGAAATAGACCGCGAGCCCGGTTAGAAGCACCGGCCGGCGGCCATACCGGTCGGAGAGCACGCCCATCACGAACTGACCGCCCCCGAAGCCGAGCAGATAGGCGGAGACGACCATCTGAACCTCGTTCGGGTCCTGCAGCGCAAAGCTCCCGGAAATCAGCGGGAAGGCCGGCAGCATGACGTCGGTTGCGAGCGCGTTGAGACCCATCAGGCCCGCGATCAGGCCGACGAAGGCCGCAAACCCCAGCGGCGCATGGCGCGGGGAAGGCGATGGGGCGCCCGCTGGCCGCGCCGGTCGAGGCAGGTCTGTCGGCTGCATGCAAGGCAACTTAAGCGGACGCGGCGGAGCGCGCCATTCCGCGCCGCGCATGGCAGGTCAGATGCTCCGGGCGCAGCCGAGGGAATAGCAGCGGGGCGACGCGCGTTTCTTCTTGCCGTCAGGTCTCGACCCGAAGCCCCGCGAACCCACTGGCAAGGCACCCGCGTCCGGGCTAGCCTTGTCCCCGGCGAAGAAAGGCCGGGAAACGGCAGGCGGCGAAAGGACGCAAGGGCAGGGGTGTCGGAACGGGTCAGACAGGCGCTGCTGGCGCATCGTACGCGGCTCTTCGGTTATGCGATGAGCCTGGCGGGCGACCGCGAAGCGGCTGAGGATCTGTTGCAGGACTGTGCGGTCAAGGCCCTGGCCGCCGCGCGGGTCCCGGCGGATGCACCGGCGTTGCGCGCGTGGCTCTTCCGGATCCTGCGCAATGCGTGGATCGACCGGGGGCGCAGGTTGGGGCAGGTCGCGCTCGTCGCACTGGACGAGGCGGCCGCGCAGGAGGCGCCGGACGCGGTTTGCGACCGGCGCATGATCGATGTGGTGACCGTACGCCAGGCGCTGGGAACGCTGACGCCGGCCGGGCGCGAGGTCATCGCGCTGGTGGATTTCGCCGGGTTCAGCTACCAGGACGCGGCGGACATCCTGGATGTGCCCGTGGGCACGGTGATGAGCCGGCTGTCGCGGGCGCGCGGACAGATCCTTGCGGCGGTCGCCGCGGGAAACGTGCACCCGCTGGCACGGCGCCGCGGGCGATTGGGAGCGTGACGAACGGATGCGTGCCGGGGCGAAATTTTCCCGCGAAATGCTGAACGCCTACGTTGATGGCGAAACGGACGCCTGGACCTCTGCCGAAATCGCCGAGGCAGTGGCCGGCGATCCGCGTCTTGCCGCCGAGGTGGCTGCGCTGGCGCAGGCGAAGTCCGCGGCCGCCGGCGCATTCGCCCAATGGGCAGGTCCGGCGCCGGACATCGCGGCGCTGCGCCCGGCCGGGGGCCGCACCGCGGACCGGCGCCTGGCCTGGTGGGCGGGCGGGCTGATCGCGGCGTCGCTCGCGCTTGCCGCCGTGCTCGGCCCCGCGGTCTGGCCGTTTGCCGTTTCGCCAGACCCCGTGCGCGCCTGGGCCGGCCACGCCGTGGCGGAGTTCGAAATCTGGGCCGACGCGCAGCAGGGCGAGACCGGGCTCAGCGGCGCGGCCGGATCGACCGTTCTCGTCGCCGGTCTGCCGCATGCGATCCCCGACCTTTCGATCGCGCGGCTGAGCGTGGCGCATCTGGAAGTGATGCAGGCCGCGGACGGCCCCGCCATGTTCGTCGGCTACCTGGGCCGGAACGGTTGCCGGCTCGGCTTCTGGGTGACGCCCGCGCCGGAGGGCCTGGAGGAGAGCCTGGTCCTTGGCGGCGGCCGCGAAGGCATGCGGCTCGCGCGCTGGCGGGTGGGGGATACCGGTTACGCGGTGCTGGCCCGTGGCATGGACGATCGGCGCTTCGACGCGGTGACGGCGGTTCTGCAGGCCGAGAGCCGGCGCGGCGGGGCATCGGACACCCGTGTCGCGGGCCGTGTCTACCGCGCGCCCTGCGTGGGTTGAGCGGCCGCCAAAAAGAACTGGAATAATTCGAATACGTCCTGCGTTTCCTCTCTTCGAGGCTGTCCGTGCGTGCCGCTGACCGGCACGTGGATTCGATGGCAGTCCGCGAGGGGAGGAGACGCATGTCCAAGCGAGAGAAGACCGAAACCGCGCGCGCCAGCCGCACGCCCGAGGAAATCCGCACGATCTACGCCGAAAACCCTGAGAAGGCCGACTGGCTGGTGTTCGGCCGCAAGCCGAATTCCGACCGCCGCGGGTTCCTGAAGGGCGCCGGTCTCGCCACCATGGGCGCGATGCTGGGAACCGCGATCCCGTTCCACCGGAACATGCCGGAAGGCCTGATGCCCGCGGCGTTCGCACAGGATACGGGCATCGACCTGATGGCCGAGAAGCAGGGCCTCACGGTCCTGGGCGACCGGCCGCTCAACGCCGAGACGCCCGCGCACCTGCTGGACGACAAGGTCACGCCCTACGAGCGGTTCTTCGTCCGCTCGAACGGCCTTTACCCGCAGACCGCGCTCGACATGAAGGCGGACGACTGGACGCTGACCATCGACGGCGAGGTGGAAAACCCGCTCACCCTGACCATCGCCGACCTGAAGTCGCGCTTCGAGACGGTGACGCAGCAGCTCTGGATCGAGTGTGGCGGAAACGGGCGCGCGTTCTTCAATCCGGGCGCCTCGGGCAACCAGTGGACCGTCGGCGCGGTCGGCTGTCCGGAATGGACCGGTGTGCGGCTCGCCGACGTGCTGAAGGCCGCGGGCCTGAAGCCGTCTGCAGTCTATACCGGGCACTATGGCAATGACGTGCACCTCTCCGGCGACCCGGAGAAGGAGGTGATCTCGCGCGGCGTGCCGATCGAGAAGGCCATGGGGCCGGAGTGCATGATCGCGTGGGAGATGAACGGCCAGCCCGTTCCCGCCCTGCACGGCTTCCCGCTGCGCCTCGTGATTCCGGGCTATCCGGGTTCGGCCTCGCACAAGTTCCTGAACCGCATCTGGGTCCGCGACAAGGAGCACGACGGCTCCAAGATGACGGGCTACTCCTACCGGATGCCGGCCTATCCGGTCGCGCCGGGAACGGAAGTTCCGAAGTCCGACATGGTCGTGATGATGGAAATGCCGGTGAAGTCGCTGATCACCTTCCCGCAGACCGGGGTCGAGGTGAAGGCGGGCGAGGCCACGGAAGTGCGCGGCCACGCATGGTGCGGCAAGGGCGACGTCGCGGCGATGCACGTCTCGCTCGACTTCGGCCAGACCTGGGCCGAGGCGGAGCTGGATGCGCCGCGCAATTCCTTCGCCTGGCAGCACTGGCGCGCCAAGGTCACCCCGCCGCAGGCCGGCTATTACGAGGTCTGGGCGCGGGCGACCGACAAGGACGGCGTTACCCAGCCGCCGGTCGTGCCGGGCTGGAACCCGCGCGGCTATGGCAACAACATGCAGCACCGGATCGCGATGTTCGCGGTCTGACGCAGTCCCTCAGCCTCTCCCGGGGGCCTCGGCCCGGATCGGGGGTGCCGGATCGCCAGCATGCGGCGGTCCCGCCCCCGATCCGGAGTCCGGACGGCGAGGCTTCACCGTAGACGGATAATTCCATGCAAGATCTGAAGGCTTTCGCGCTCGGTGTCGTTCTCTCTGCGGCGGCGGGCATCGTCGGCTATCACCTGCTCTCGGCGCCTTACGAGCAGCCGATCCCCGACCCCGCACAGCTTGCCGAGACGCGGGCGCGCATTGCCGCCGAGGTCCGTGCCGAGGCGGAAGCCCGCGCCGCCGCGGAAGCGGAAGCCAAGCGCAAGGCGGAAGAAGAGGCCCGCGCCGCAGCGGAGGCGTCGGCCGCCGCAGCCCGGGCCCGTGCCGCGAACCCGATGGGCGCGCCGCGCGCCGGCTTCAATCCGCTGATGCCGGGCGGGGGAGCGGCGGGCGCGCAGCCGACGACGAGCAAGTCCGGCGTGCCGCTCAACGAGGAATTCGGGAACCTGCCGGACGCGCCCGGCATGGAGGAAACCTTCTACACCTGCACGGCCTGCCACTCGACGGCGATCATCAAGCAGCAGCACGTCACAGACGCGCGCTGGGACGATCTGTGGCAATGGATGATCAACACGCAGGGCATGCCGGAGACGGACGAGGAGACGAAGAAGATCGTCCTCGACTATCTGAAGACGCACTTCTCCTCCGAACGCTGAATCCGAAAGAACCCGCGGAAACACAAGGGGTAGGGCCGGTAGGGCCCTGCCCCTTTCCTGTGCAGGCGGGTCAGCTTGCGTCGCGGTGGCGCTCGATGCAGGTGGCCAGCACCTCGTCCGGGTCGCGCCGCCACCAATTGTCCTTCGAGAAGATCTCGACCTCGTGCAGGCCGGTGTAGCCCGCCGCTTCCACGAGGCCGCGCAGGCGCTTCAGGTCGATCACCCCGTCGCCCATCATGCCGCGGTCGAGCAGCAGGTCCGTGGTCGGCACCAGCCAGTCGCAGATGTGGTAGGCGAGGATGCGCCCCGCCCGGCCCGCGCGCGCGATCTGCGCCTCCAGGTCCGGGTCCCACCAGACGTGATAGGCGTCGATGGCGACGCCGACGCCGTCGCCCAGTCGGTCGCAGATGTCGAGCGCCTGGGCGAGCGTGTTCACGCAGGCCCGGTCGGCGGCGTACATCGGGTGCAGGGGCTCGATGGCGAGCGGCATGCCTGCAGGGCCCGCCGCCTCCAGCAGCCTTGCGATGCCGTCCTCGACCATGCGGCGGGCGTCGCGGATGTCCTTCGAGCCGTCGGGCAGCCCGCCGACCACGAGGACGAGGCAGTCCGCGCCCAGCGTCACGGCCTCCTCCAGCGCCTTCAGATTGTCCTCGTGCGCGGCCTTGAGCCCCTCGGGCGTTGCCGCCGGGAACATGCCGCCGCGGCACAGGCCGGTCACGCGCATGCCGTGGTCGCGGACGATCCGTGCGCTTTCGGCCAGCCCTACCGCCGCAACCTGGTCGCGCCAGGGGGCGATGGCGCCGATGCCGGCGCGCGCGCAGCCCTCGACCGCCTCGCGCAGGCCCCATTGCTGGCGCACGGTCGCGAGATTGATCGAAAGCCGGTCGAGCGTCGGCGTGTCCACGGTCATCGCAGTTCAGCCCACGCCGCGCACGGCCATGAGCTGGCCCATGCGCCGGCACGCAAGCTCCGGATCGCGCAGCAGACCCGCCGCGTCGGCCAGCCGGAACAGCTCGGCCAGGTGCAGGGTGGAGCGCGCGCTCTCCTGCCCGCCGATCATGGTGAAATGGTCCTGAAGCCCATTTGCCCACGCCAGGAACACGATGCCCGTCTTGTAGAAGCGGGTGGGTGCCTTGAAGATGTGGCGCGACAGCGGCACGGTCGGCGCGAGGATCTCGTGGAAGCGCGCCTCGTCGCCCTGCGACAGCGCCGCGAGCGCGGCGGCCGCCGCCGGTGCGATGGCGTCG
This is a stretch of genomic DNA from Futiania mangrovi. It encodes these proteins:
- a CDS encoding sulfite oxidase; its protein translation is MSKREKTETARASRTPEEIRTIYAENPEKADWLVFGRKPNSDRRGFLKGAGLATMGAMLGTAIPFHRNMPEGLMPAAFAQDTGIDLMAEKQGLTVLGDRPLNAETPAHLLDDKVTPYERFFVRSNGLYPQTALDMKADDWTLTIDGEVENPLTLTIADLKSRFETVTQQLWIECGGNGRAFFNPGASGNQWTVGAVGCPEWTGVRLADVLKAAGLKPSAVYTGHYGNDVHLSGDPEKEVISRGVPIEKAMGPECMIAWEMNGQPVPALHGFPLRLVIPGYPGSASHKFLNRIWVRDKEHDGSKMTGYSYRMPAYPVAPGTEVPKSDMVVMMEMPVKSLITFPQTGVEVKAGEATEVRGHAWCGKGDVAAMHVSLDFGQTWAEAELDAPRNSFAWQHWRAKVTPPQAGYYEVWARATDKDGVTQPPVVPGWNPRGYGNNMQHRIAMFAV
- a CDS encoding GntR family transcriptional regulator; the encoded protein is MTRAVETADEGDGRDIPLYLELVNTLLEEIRAGRYATGARLPTEHELCDRFAVSRYTVREALRRLQEMGFVERRQGMGTVLISDQGSGQFVNSISRLDELLQYASSTRLEILSIDRIVLQGDQARRLHCEAGTQWYRISALRRSEVANEPLGYSEIYVDPEFEGVLARVGAERKAVYAMIEQDYGVRIREVQQDIEAAAADLNMASRLSVAADDPLLIIARRYYSEEGRLVEMSLNTHPGGRFRYEMTLQRGNW
- a CDS encoding sugar phosphate isomerase/epimerase family protein; protein product: MTVDTPTLDRLSINLATVRQQWGLREAVEGCARAGIGAIAPWRDQVAAVGLAESARIVRDHGMRVTGLCRGGMFPAATPEGLKAAHEDNLKALEEAVTLGADCLVLVVGGLPDGSKDIRDARRMVEDGIARLLEAAGPAGMPLAIEPLHPMYAADRACVNTLAQALDICDRLGDGVGVAIDAYHVWWDPDLEAQIARAGRAGRILAYHICDWLVPTTDLLLDRGMMGDGVIDLKRLRGLVEAAGYTGLHEVEIFSKDNWWRRDPDEVLATCIERHRDAS
- a CDS encoding sensor histidine kinase, producing MTTDLGRDFERRYNRFTLRFHDADVEARYVVAYLSQSLPIIRIALLLGALLFAVFGVLDQMIASAYVHELYAIRFMFVCPVLLLAFMMTYTRWIWSHSQLILSIAMATSGFSIIMMTAIIDAPARHLYYGGLVISLIYCGVVLRIHFMRGAIICGALFVCYIVTATLINPIPSWALANNVFFLSVAAGVTVFSSYALDHFMRSIFVQNEVLAEARRQAEALQAKAEAANHAKSQFLATMSHELRTPLNAIIGFSEMMMGEYFGPLGNERYKAYTSDIHKSGRFLCTIIDDILDLSKAEAGTLRVEAEDIDLARLAEDTMTLFRDQAAEKQIALSMDPGDGPHMVHADPRLMRQLLVNLLTNAMKFTEAGGRIDLVVAAADGGGGTLLVVRDTGCGIPTDEQERVFEPFVQLEDAFARSKGGAGLGLPLVKKIVDLHDAELDMRSTPDVGTEFRISFAAAPGTPADGSGDGRRAGDDSGAGALRDAAASLRAALGEDGRQAPAAAGDAAEDSGTAPASAIARKTSAA
- a CDS encoding class I SAM-dependent methyltransferase, translated to MKDRIGQALDLTHRAVTSGRQGVLSRQLTDLILMLGDVRRSMAPQDWAAIVRLCRQHPLLDALHADPLTSRAYTKPDGYPGDARLLDLIYGRGNYAAALAEADALGRSVYAYTRMAPSCMAVRNRCDMAADAIGETLRTRDSARILSVACGNLREAERVPWAFVGNLDRFTALDMDEVSLADIEARRLHPNVACVKAPIRDLILDTIDETDFDLIYALGIYDYLNRRTARRLTRSLAKRLRPGGRLVVANFAKDAIDIGYMETYMDWYLIYRDEADMLDAASDIDEGATASRRVYRDISGQLVFLDLVKAG
- a CDS encoding amidase, which codes for MSDPALMTLTEAAAAVRAGDVTSQALAEACLARIAAAQDTLNAFIAVDAEGALAAARACDREAREGRFRGPLHGVPLAHKDMFYRKGQRCTCGSKIRAGFVPDETAEVLERLDAAGAVTLGTLHMSEFAMGPTGHNAQIGRCRNPWSPEHVTGGSSSGSGAAVAARLAFGALGSDTGGSVRLPAAFCGVVGLKPTQGLLSQHGMMGLSESMDCAGPLARSSADVAVLMDVLTGQGTHHADVLSRPVSGLTVGLPTSYYFDGVEPEVQAALDAARRVLEGAGVRVVDVDVPDHSAFAELANLVFTPEAAALHLPWLLERPEDYGPQVRARLMQGLTIPAVQHLQAKQLRVLHARAMIEGPLAACDALLTPALRRRVPTAAETDVAAGTAMAATIAAVSDMTRPLSYLGLPGLVTPVGRDSAGLPVAMQLIGRPRQEATLLALGHAHESTTDWLAAVPPVPGRPAS
- a CDS encoding RNA polymerase sigma factor, with amino-acid sequence MSERVRQALLAHRTRLFGYAMSLAGDREAAEDLLQDCAVKALAAARVPADAPALRAWLFRILRNAWIDRGRRLGQVALVALDEAAAQEAPDAVCDRRMIDVVTVRQALGTLTPAGREVIALVDFAGFSYQDAADILDVPVGTVMSRLSRARGQILAAVAAGNVHPLARRRGRLGA
- a CDS encoding multidrug effflux MFS transporter, translated to MQPTDLPRPARPAGAPSPSPRHAPLGFAAFVGLIAGLMGLNALATDVMLPAFPLISGSFALQDPNEVQMVVSAYLLGFGGGQFVMGVLSDRYGRRPVLLTGLAVYFAAALWCVVAPNMTTMLIARVIQGAGSAAPRVIATAAIRDCYEGRRMARVVSLVMMVFMAVPVLAPTLGQAVLFVADWRAVFGLLAVYSFVMFALCAAFLPETLRPEHRRAIRPYVILAALRSLFGSRQTVGYMLAAGVFFGAMFGFINSAQQVLVDVMGLGVWFPAVFALGAAGIAVSAFVNARLVERLGMRLLSHTAVFLYLGISLLMAGFAEVGLLDAWVFVPLLSASMLLVGLVFSNFNALAMEPQGHIAGIASSVIGATTVLVGGLIGYAIGQSFDGTATPMALGFAGSGAATVVILLVTERGRLFRSGRTEPGAAHR